A window of Pyrobaculum aerophilum str. IM2 contains these coding sequences:
- the thpR gene encoding RNA 2',3'-cyclic phosphodiesterase, with the protein MSLVRSFIAVDIESPDVIKKIEEVQREVLRLGLDIKLVERENLHITLRFLGEIPQSRVDSIIKALASVKFNKFMIKLAELGVFPDLSRPRVLWIGVSQGAEELTKLANIVRETVDKYAEHKEDREFTPHLTIGRIKSGQNAHKLREFVQRYKGVEFGVVAVEKVKLKRSVLTPRGPIYSDLFVLHLT; encoded by the coding sequence ATGAGCCTGGTCAGGTCTTTTATAGCAGTTGACATAGAATCCCCCGATGTTATTAAAAAAATTGAGGAGGTCCAGAGAGAGGTATTGCGGCTTGGCCTAGATATTAAACTAGTAGAAAGAGAGAACTTACACATAACTCTTCGCTTTCTCGGAGAAATACCCCAGAGCAGAGTGGACAGCATAATAAAGGCACTAGCCTCTGTTAAATTCAATAAGTTTATGATAAAACTTGCCGAATTAGGCGTTTTTCCAGATCTCTCAAGGCCGCGTGTTTTGTGGATAGGCGTTTCACAAGGCGCTGAGGAGCTGACAAAATTAGCAAATATTGTTAGAGAGACAGTCGATAAATATGCAGAGCACAAAGAGGACAGAGAGTTCACGCCCCATTTGACAATTGGCCGTATAAAGAGCGGGCAGAATGCGCATAAATTGCGGGAATTTGTACAGCGTTATAAAGGCGTTGAATTTGGCGTCGTGGCAGTGGAGAAAGTCAAGTTGAAGAGGTCAGTCCTAACGCCGAGAGGTCCTATATATAGTGATTTGTTCGTACTACATCTCACGTGA
- a CDS encoding TFIIB-type zinc ribbon-containing protein, with product MTRKLIFELEEYACPACGAVNDVIVDYERGQVICKSCGVVLKDGIADLGPEWRKPESSRAYSGPIGSSIGDIEFGNVKVADKLKAISLKKFSRPISTPLERVESDVREFLESAKEKLSIPKNVIEETVMLYKKLYDAGYKAPRLESYAAVLYFVLKKHGIAAVTLKKIIEELGIDRSNFISAYMELMSTANKLGIKPPRVDPRVYIPKIVSALGIGDEKSAEVQRIAVDILRYIISVPRIRNGRKPQVLAAAAVFYACYIAGVEVTQKEVAKAADSTEGPVRELLKDLSDVIYVEVTV from the coding sequence ATGACGCGTAAGCTTATCTTTGAGCTAGAGGAATACGCATGTCCTGCCTGTGGGGCTGTTAATGATGTAATTGTTGATTACGAGCGGGGGCAAGTGATTTGTAAAAGTTGCGGCGTTGTGTTAAAAGACGGGATCGCAGATCTGGGCCCAGAGTGGAGAAAGCCCGAATCGTCAAGGGCGTACTCGGGGCCTATAGGCTCTTCTATTGGAGATATAGAATTCGGCAATGTTAAAGTGGCGGATAAATTAAAGGCTATTAGTCTGAAGAAATTCTCGCGTCCAATTTCAACGCCTCTTGAAAGGGTTGAGTCAGACGTCAGGGAGTTTTTAGAATCCGCGAAGGAAAAACTCAGTATTCCTAAAAACGTCATTGAAGAAACAGTGATGTTGTATAAGAAGCTCTACGACGCTGGGTATAAAGCTCCTAGGCTTGAGAGCTACGCTGCAGTCCTCTACTTCGTGTTGAAAAAACACGGCATAGCGGCCGTCACGTTGAAAAAAATCATTGAGGAGCTTGGAATAGATCGCTCTAATTTCATATCAGCGTATATGGAGTTAATGAGCACAGCGAATAAGCTAGGCATTAAACCCCCGCGGGTAGATCCCAGAGTCTACATTCCCAAAATTGTATCGGCATTGGGTATTGGCGATGAGAAGTCGGCGGAGGTACAGCGCATAGCAGTGGATATTTTGCGTTATATCATATCCGTGCCACGTATAAGAAACGGGAGAAAGCCGCAGGTCCTCGCCGCTGCAGCGGTGTTTTACGCATGTTATATAGCCGGCGTAGAAGTAACTCAAAAAGAGGTGGCCAAAGCGGCGGATTCAACAGAGGGGCCTGTTCGGGAGTTATTAAAAGATCTTTCAGACGTCATATACGTGGAGGTCACCGTGTAG
- a CDS encoding helix-turn-helix transcriptional regulator: protein MTAQDYNEESEVLTEVEIQILQGLERLGGSYQQRNLWKYIGIDSKTGLPILARLEKRGLIVRERVGGNKRGMYVIRLTERAYKLLTKMHEEAVEAFTINIDALPEEYRLLLSLPCTYCPYSDKCGVGFITPLNCELMAKWSHKKI, encoded by the coding sequence GTGACGGCTCAAGATTATAACGAGGAGTCTGAAGTCCTAACAGAGGTGGAGATACAAATCCTCCAAGGTCTTGAAAGGCTGGGGGGCAGTTATCAACAGCGGAATTTATGGAAGTATATCGGAATCGATAGTAAAACTGGCTTGCCAATTTTGGCGAGATTAGAAAAGAGAGGGTTAATAGTCAGAGAGAGAGTGGGGGGTAATAAAAGGGGGATGTATGTAATAAGGCTTACTGAAAGAGCCTATAAGCTTCTCACCAAAATGCATGAAGAGGCAGTTGAGGCTTTTACAATAAATATTGACGCCCTCCCTGAGGAGTACAGGCTACTTCTCTCTTTGCCCTGTACTTACTGCCCCTATTCGGATAAATGCGGCGTTGGCTTTATCACACCGCTTAACTGCGAGCTAATGGCTAAGTGGTCTCACAAGAAGATATGA
- a CDS encoding carbohydrate kinase family protein — protein sequence MEITIAGNPTIDIIITNTGAVKRYGGSIYYASLVLSALGAKVKVVGVASPDVISDITKALRDIGVEPVIEPADVTTTFELDYRTRPRSVRLVAKPSRGIEAVTGDIVILAPVYDELSGAKVVGNKIVADLQGYLRAKSPLPDADLVHFSYDDMQVTLEEIARFGKRWPTVVYTLGEEGAYIFHAGAMYYINSARLNIVDVTGSGDVFLAALTYFHYVKSLDIIDAACEASKIVAGFLATRKVVKYDFPCVKQVVQVWRFS from the coding sequence ATGGAAATAACAATAGCGGGAAACCCGACAATAGACATTATTATTACAAATACGGGAGCTGTCAAGCGGTACGGAGGCTCTATTTACTACGCATCGCTTGTGTTAAGCGCATTGGGGGCTAAAGTCAAAGTCGTCGGAGTCGCCTCGCCTGACGTTATAAGCGATATTACCAAAGCACTGAGAGATATAGGCGTAGAGCCAGTTATTGAGCCAGCTGATGTCACTACCACTTTTGAACTCGATTATAGGACAAGGCCGAGATCTGTGCGCCTAGTTGCCAAGCCTTCGAGGGGAATAGAGGCGGTTACGGGGGATATAGTAATCCTTGCACCTGTATACGACGAGTTGTCCGGCGCTAAGGTAGTCGGCAATAAAATCGTCGCAGACCTCCAGGGGTATCTGCGCGCGAAATCGCCTCTTCCAGACGCAGATCTTGTACACTTCTCATACGATGATATGCAAGTCACATTGGAGGAAATCGCGAGGTTTGGGAAGAGATGGCCCACGGTTGTATACACCTTAGGCGAGGAGGGGGCCTATATTTTTCACGCCGGCGCAATGTACTATATAAACAGCGCGAGGCTGAATATAGTCGACGTCACGGGGAGCGGCGACGTCTTTCTCGCGGCATTGACATATTTCCATTACGTCAAGAGTCTTGACATAATAGACGCCGCATGTGAGGCGAGTAAAATAGTGGCAGGGTTCTTGGCAACTAGGAAAGTCGTAAAGTACGACTTCCCTTGTGTTAAACAAGTTGTTCAAGTGTGGCGATTCTCGTGA
- a CDS encoding Gar1/Naf1 family protein: MKRIGLALHYSHMGNLVVRLFEVPPLYVNTYTYTMKIVGILYDVIGNIKNPYGLVKATSRDDSIIGQAIYVKPQELERKRRK; this comes from the coding sequence ATGAAACGTATTGGTCTTGCTCTTCACTACTCCCATATGGGGAACCTCGTGGTGAGGCTCTTCGAGGTTCCCCCTCTGTATGTAAATACATACACATACACAATGAAAATAGTCGGCATCTTATACGACGTAATTGGAAATATAAAAAACCCATATGGACTTGTAAAGGCGACGTCTCGCGACGATTCTATAATAGGACAAGCTATATACGTCAAGCCGCAAGAACTCGAGAGGAAAAGGAGAAAATGA
- a CDS encoding ARMT1-like domain-containing protein, with product MWLDESNCKLCIITSRTGDLIRLRRPDKMPDILSELSQLLRLPSRSEAFSLSFQSVAKLVGVDDPYKEYKAKLTAIGKRVAEAVRAKLEQTSWDLTTALRIAAAANIVDTSVLGYRPKKLEEAVWDLPAIEEYVNLPNSVYYVLDNAGEAQIDLVVAEALDRNGIKPTFVVRSQPYEIDVLENDIASYKVVVTPGNISPIRWLRDGFILAKGIANFEAYLEWGEAPALLLFRAKCDVLAKVFSVPRNAPIIISGDKAKAIGLAL from the coding sequence ATGTGGCTGGACGAGTCTAATTGTAAGCTCTGTATAATTACGTCGAGGACGGGGGATTTAATCCGGTTGCGCAGACCTGACAAAATGCCCGATATTTTAAGCGAGCTTTCGCAGTTGTTAAGACTGCCCAGTAGAAGCGAGGCGTTTTCCTTAAGCTTCCAGTCAGTCGCAAAGCTAGTAGGCGTAGATGATCCCTACAAGGAGTACAAGGCCAAATTAACCGCCATAGGCAAGAGAGTGGCGGAGGCGGTTAGGGCGAAGTTAGAGCAGACCTCATGGGATTTAACCACCGCTTTGAGAATAGCAGCGGCGGCAAATATAGTAGACACGAGCGTTTTGGGGTATAGGCCCAAGAAATTAGAAGAAGCTGTCTGGGACCTCCCTGCAATAGAAGAGTATGTAAATTTGCCAAACAGCGTTTATTACGTCCTTGATAATGCAGGCGAGGCGCAGATAGATTTAGTAGTCGCTGAGGCGTTAGATAGAAACGGGATAAAGCCGACGTTTGTGGTGCGCTCCCAGCCCTATGAAATAGACGTATTAGAAAACGACATAGCAAGCTACAAGGTCGTCGTCACCCCTGGGAACATATCTCCAATTAGGTGGCTGAGAGACGGCTTTATACTAGCCAAAGGTATTGCTAATTTTGAGGCATATTTGGAATGGGGAGAAGCGCCGGCCTTACTTCTTTTCAGGGCCAAGTGCGACGTACTGGCGAAAGTTTTCTCCGTGCCTAGAAATGCGCCGATTATTATAAGTGGGGATAAGGCTAAAGCTATTGGCCTAGCACTATAA
- a CDS encoding pyridoxal-phosphate-dependent aminotransferase family protein, with amino-acid sequence MKYLTPGPVQLPKFVIEAMARQPPFHRSDDFKKLFKSVLDKLQSLYPAKSIVMPGTGTLAVDTMVYNYVNPGDRVLALVYGEFGKRAVETARIRGAEVVEIERDTPPEPDEIEDALRKIGGVKAILLIHNETSTGIAYKKLKRLVDIAKAYGALLLVDSVSGFPAEPLPPEIDVVATASHKALLAPPGASILYITSQPKATTGVPPSMDLRKFLKMLDHLETPYTPPISVLFALEVSLDHILGFGSKYTEIHQERVNYLYSLVKLRAIPPEGLRSVTVTAFLCEKPKEVMAKLREAGYVIAGGMYKYREKSIRIGVMGDVSLEDLKTVAEVINNVAGRV; translated from the coding sequence ATGAAATACCTTACCCCGGGGCCTGTCCAGTTGCCCAAATTTGTAATTGAGGCTATGGCAAGGCAACCGCCTTTTCACAGAAGCGACGATTTTAAAAAACTCTTTAAGTCCGTGTTGGACAAGTTGCAGTCTTTATACCCGGCTAAGAGCATTGTAATGCCCGGCACGGGCACGCTCGCTGTTGACACCATGGTGTATAATTATGTAAACCCTGGGGACAGGGTATTAGCTCTAGTATACGGCGAGTTTGGCAAAAGGGCTGTTGAGACGGCGAGAATCAGAGGGGCCGAGGTGGTGGAGATAGAACGCGATACGCCGCCCGAGCCAGATGAAATAGAGGACGCGCTTAGAAAAATTGGCGGGGTAAAGGCCATTTTACTTATACATAATGAGACTAGCACCGGAATTGCCTATAAAAAATTAAAGAGGCTAGTTGATATAGCTAAAGCATACGGCGCGTTGTTGCTTGTCGACAGCGTGTCTGGATTTCCCGCCGAGCCTCTGCCGCCTGAAATTGACGTCGTGGCCACGGCGTCTCACAAGGCCTTATTGGCTCCGCCGGGCGCCTCTATACTATACATCACGTCTCAGCCTAAGGCCACAACTGGCGTACCTCCCTCAATGGATTTAAGAAAATTCCTCAAAATGCTGGACCATTTAGAAACTCCCTATACGCCGCCTATATCGGTATTATTCGCGCTCGAAGTCTCGTTGGATCACATCTTAGGGTTTGGCTCTAAATATACAGAAATTCATCAGGAGAGAGTTAATTACCTATACTCTCTGGTGAAACTACGCGCCATACCTCCCGAGGGCTTGAGAAGCGTGACGGTGACTGCGTTTTTATGCGAGAAGCCTAAGGAGGTAATGGCTAAGTTAAGAGAGGCTGGTTATGTAATTGCCGGGGGCATGTATAAGTATAGGGAAAAGTCAATAAGAATAGGAGTTATGGGCGACGTGAGTTTAGAAGATTTGAAAACGGTAGCCGAAGTCATTAACAATGTGGCTGGACGAGTCTAA
- a CDS encoding signal recognition particle subunit SRP19/SEC65 family protein, translating to MKKKGGRILWLVYIDASVPRSRGRVLPRGLAVEKPSLKEVVQALEELGYKFQVFPDKKYPPLWFEEKWGYVVVETNEKIREIASKVAGKIREMRR from the coding sequence ATGAAGAAAAAAGGCGGTCGAATTCTCTGGCTCGTATATATAGACGCCTCAGTCCCCCGTTCTAGGGGCAGAGTACTTCCCAGGGGATTGGCGGTTGAGAAGCCAAGTCTCAAAGAGGTCGTGCAAGCTCTTGAAGAGCTTGGCTACAAATTCCAAGTCTTTCCCGACAAGAAATACCCCCCTCTTTGGTTTGAAGAAAAATGGGGCTATGTAGTAGTTGAGACTAATGAGAAAATACGGGAGATCGCGAGTAAAGTAGCGGGAAAGATCAGAGAAATGCGCAGGTAA
- the cca gene encoding CCA tRNA nucleotidyltransferase, with protein MSTLEEVLSEAYKLVIPSEEEEKRIREVTQKVKRLVSQIIEEGGIDALVDVYGSGARGTWLPGQRDIDIFVVLNDRRIKPEDVVKILTSRFTTLGLNWALRYAQHPYVSLQVDDYEVDIVPCYKIQPGERPITAADRSPLHHKFLSERLKKDQILDVRLLKLFLKTIGVYGAEIKTEGFSGYLTELLVVYYGSFIEVLRAASRWRPYKTYITFVETSAKFKSPLVVVDPVDPNRNAAAAVSLTSMSTLILAARRFLKKPSLSYFQPSRGYAIRQVETVEVVYPYPGEPPDIVWGKYKRIGRNLFKWLRECGFKVFRWGVESDEKTYVKLVYVVEQTKLAPYTLHKGPPVYDDAVDAFIEKYVNEEVIGPFVVGARAYVIKKRKWTDISHCINAKLGKGNYDIRVNLYDGDLVRKTPWLT; from the coding sequence GTGAGCACATTAGAAGAGGTATTAAGCGAAGCGTATAAGCTAGTAATTCCCAGCGAGGAGGAGGAAAAAAGAATTAGAGAAGTCACACAGAAAGTTAAACGCCTTGTTTCCCAAATAATAGAGGAGGGGGGTATTGACGCCTTAGTTGACGTATACGGCTCGGGCGCCCGCGGGACTTGGCTCCCTGGACAACGTGACATAGATATTTTCGTAGTTTTAAATGATAGGAGGATCAAGCCTGAGGACGTCGTGAAAATCCTCACGAGTCGCTTCACAACGCTAGGCCTAAACTGGGCGTTGCGATACGCACAACATCCCTATGTGTCGTTACAAGTAGACGATTACGAAGTTGATATAGTCCCGTGTTATAAAATTCAGCCAGGGGAAAGGCCTATTACCGCCGCCGATAGATCTCCACTCCATCATAAATTTCTCTCTGAGAGACTGAAAAAAGATCAAATTTTAGATGTCAGACTCCTCAAGCTTTTTTTAAAAACTATAGGGGTTTACGGCGCTGAGATAAAAACTGAGGGGTTCTCGGGTTATTTGACGGAGTTGTTAGTAGTGTATTACGGCTCATTTATTGAGGTGTTGAGGGCGGCGTCCCGTTGGAGGCCTTACAAAACTTACATAACGTTCGTGGAGACCAGTGCCAAGTTCAAATCGCCGCTTGTCGTCGTCGATCCAGTAGACCCGAATAGAAACGCCGCTGCGGCTGTTTCTCTCACATCAATGTCTACCCTGATACTAGCCGCGAGACGTTTTTTAAAAAAGCCTTCGTTAAGTTATTTCCAACCGTCACGCGGCTACGCTATAAGACAAGTAGAGACAGTGGAAGTGGTGTATCCATACCCCGGCGAGCCGCCTGATATCGTATGGGGAAAGTACAAAAGAATCGGGCGCAACCTCTTCAAGTGGCTGAGGGAATGTGGGTTTAAGGTATTTAGATGGGGGGTTGAAAGCGATGAAAAGACATACGTAAAACTGGTTTACGTAGTTGAGCAGACTAAACTCGCCCCTTATACACTACATAAAGGGCCTCCTGTTTACGACGATGCAGTAGATGCCTTTATTGAAAAATATGTAAATGAAGAAGTCATTGGCCCGTTTGTCGTGGGCGCGAGGGCTTACGTAATTAAAAAGAGAAAGTGGACTGATATATCTCACTGTATAAACGCAAAATTGGGAAAGGGGAATTACGACATCCGCGTCAATCTTTATGACGGCGATTTGGTGAGGAAAACTCCCTGGCTTACGTGA
- a CDS encoding ABC transporter ATP-binding protein produces the protein MPPLLELRNVKMYYSTSKGTVKAVDGISFRLEKGEALALVGESGGGKSSLAFTIIRLLPRNVAEVGGEILFYDEELGVVDLMKMSDEEIRRKIRWKKISMVFQASMNALNPILRVQDQMIEPLVLHLGLSKSEAVKIAEEALRSVGLSKDVLARYPFELSGGMKQRVVIAMAIMMRPRLVILDEPTSALDVITQANIMNLLKELKSKFNLSYILITHDIALASEIADKVGVMYAGKLVEVAPADIFFRKPKHPYSQKLLAAMPTLREEKKIEYIPGDVPSLINPPSGCRFHPRCPYIIKGKCEKEEPKTKEVESSLVACWLY, from the coding sequence ATGCCTCCTTTATTGGAGTTGCGTAATGTGAAGATGTATTACAGCACGTCTAAAGGCACTGTTAAGGCAGTAGACGGCATTTCCTTTAGGCTTGAAAAGGGCGAGGCCTTGGCTTTAGTTGGGGAAAGCGGAGGCGGGAAGAGCTCTTTAGCCTTCACGATCATTAGGCTCTTGCCGCGAAACGTCGCGGAGGTAGGCGGCGAGATTTTGTTTTATGATGAGGAGCTGGGCGTAGTCGATTTAATGAAAATGTCCGACGAAGAGATTAGGCGGAAAATTCGCTGGAAGAAAATTTCCATGGTGTTTCAAGCATCTATGAACGCTCTAAATCCTATTCTGAGAGTACAGGACCAGATGATTGAGCCATTGGTGTTACACCTAGGGCTTTCTAAAAGCGAAGCTGTAAAAATAGCCGAGGAGGCCCTTAGATCTGTTGGCCTGTCAAAAGACGTCTTGGCGAGATATCCCTTTGAGCTGTCTGGCGGCATGAAGCAAAGAGTGGTTATTGCAATGGCGATTATGATGAGGCCTAGACTTGTCATATTGGACGAGCCGACCTCAGCCTTAGACGTCATCACCCAAGCGAATATTATGAACTTGTTGAAAGAGTTGAAATCTAAATTCAACTTATCATATATCTTAATTACCCACGACATAGCACTAGCTTCTGAAATAGCCGATAAAGTTGGCGTCATGTACGCAGGGAAGCTGGTAGAAGTGGCGCCAGCTGATATATTTTTCCGCAAGCCGAAACACCCGTACTCGCAGAAACTGCTGGCCGCAATGCCTACATTACGCGAGGAGAAGAAAATTGAGTATATACCAGGCGATGTGCCCAGCCTTATTAATCCGCCAAGCGGTTGCCGCTTCCACCCAAGATGCCCCTACATAATAAAAGGAAAATGCGAAAAAGAAGAGCCGAAAACAAAAGAGGTGGAAAGTAGCTTAGTGGCTTGCTGGCTCTATTAA
- a CDS encoding ATP/GTP-binding protein, with protein MYTVFFIGTAGSGKSSLVASLSTWMEDQGYDIGIVNLDPAAEYLPYVPDIDIRDRISARKIMKQYKLGPNASIIAAVDMVVTEAERIKEEMEVVGAPIYLIDTPGQMELFAFRQSGAYLVQKLSDVHSLVVYVADAVYIQTIDGFATTMLLALSSRIRFKKPQILVVNKADLLTEDAISNIINWAEDPETLLESIDLPNYEKEILRSVANMGGFITPLFVSAKTGEGLDKLYYQLQVHYTGGEDAQLPP; from the coding sequence ATGTACACCGTATTTTTCATAGGCACCGCCGGGTCTGGCAAATCCTCCCTCGTCGCCTCTCTCTCCACTTGGATGGAAGATCAAGGATATGATATAGGTATTGTAAACCTAGACCCTGCGGCCGAGTACCTCCCCTATGTCCCCGATATAGATATCAGAGATAGGATAAGCGCGAGAAAAATTATGAAACAATACAAGCTGGGGCCCAACGCCTCTATTATAGCCGCCGTAGACATGGTCGTAACGGAGGCGGAAAGGATAAAAGAAGAAATGGAAGTAGTGGGCGCGCCTATATACCTAATAGATACGCCCGGCCAAATGGAACTATTCGCATTTAGGCAGAGCGGCGCCTATTTAGTACAAAAGCTATCAGACGTACACTCCCTAGTCGTTTACGTCGCAGACGCCGTATATATACAAACAATTGACGGATTTGCCACAACCATGTTACTAGCCCTTTCCAGTAGAATACGGTTTAAAAAACCGCAAATACTTGTGGTCAATAAGGCGGATCTATTAACGGAAGACGCCATTTCCAACATAATAAACTGGGCTGAGGATCCAGAGACTTTACTAGAATCAATAGACCTGCCAAATTATGAAAAGGAGATATTGAGATCTGTGGCAAACATGGGCGGCTTCATTACGCCTTTATTTGTCTCTGCAAAAACGGGAGAGGGACTCGACAAATTGTACTACCAGTTGCAAGTGCATTACACAGGGGGAGAAGACGCTCAGCTACCCCCCTGA
- a CDS encoding D-2-hydroxyacid dehydrogenase has protein sequence MSALIVDKVDETLKERLERIGIKVDLAPGISKDDLIKIIKNYNILIFRGRLKIDKDIMDAGQNLKILARYGVGLDNVDVEYAVKKGIAVVSAPNAPSQSVAELTIGLLFSVARRIPLLNAKVKAGEWPKGKYIGIEIAGKTMGIVGFGRIGRFVAQMAKSLGMNILASDVIDVSKEVAKIGGRQVPLEELLRQSDVVTIHVPLTPETYHLLNAERLSLLKDGAIIINTSRGEVIDHEALLKHLDRLWGVGLDVLPEEPPKSHYLRQLIAHEKVVVTPHVGSETKEAMMRLAEELAANIEEVIQRIKL, from the coding sequence ATGTCAGCCCTTATCGTTGATAAAGTAGATGAGACTCTCAAAGAAAGGCTAGAAAGGATTGGTATAAAAGTTGATTTAGCACCAGGTATTTCAAAGGACGATCTTATTAAAATAATAAAAAACTATAATATTCTTATTTTTAGAGGTCGTCTTAAAATTGACAAAGACATTATGGACGCCGGGCAGAATTTAAAAATACTTGCGAGATACGGGGTAGGTCTTGATAATGTTGATGTGGAATATGCCGTAAAAAAAGGCATTGCCGTAGTAAGCGCTCCGAATGCCCCCTCTCAAAGCGTTGCCGAGTTGACAATTGGCTTGTTATTTTCAGTAGCCCGGCGTATACCCTTATTAAATGCCAAGGTTAAGGCCGGTGAGTGGCCTAAGGGGAAGTACATAGGGATTGAAATTGCGGGAAAGACGATGGGAATTGTGGGATTTGGCAGAATAGGGAGGTTTGTGGCCCAGATGGCTAAGAGCCTCGGCATGAATATATTAGCAAGCGATGTTATTGACGTCTCTAAGGAAGTGGCTAAAATCGGAGGCAGACAAGTCCCGTTGGAGGAGTTGCTCAGGCAGAGCGACGTTGTGACGATACACGTGCCTCTGACGCCTGAGACTTACCACCTCCTTAACGCGGAGAGGCTCTCGCTATTAAAAGACGGCGCTATTATTATAAACACAAGCAGGGGCGAGGTTATTGACCACGAGGCGTTGCTTAAACATCTCGATAGGCTTTGGGGCGTTGGCCTTGACGTTTTGCCGGAGGAGCCTCCGAAAAGCCACTATTTGAGACAGTTAATCGCTCACGAAAAAGTGGTAGTGACGCCTCACGTCGGCTCGGAGACGAAAGAGGCCATGATGCGATTGGCTGAGGAGCTGGCGGCAAACATCGAGGAGGTGATACAGAGGATTAAGCTATGA
- a CDS encoding CBS domain-containing protein, with protein MSSLSDSVYNVLKALVELYNKEGAPVKSRDIANVLKIHEGYVRNMLSILKSMGLVISKAGPHGGYIPTSKATDILSRQTFSVPIVSMGNVVGYALDITLIGLLSERPYASMRVVGDLSNYVEKEVRVGPLPSGVVLIGKIIKADAEALIEVSSIVSIPRTSIKNIMTPNPIVARTDDPLEAYIKYFVEKRFRGIPVIDDDKRPIGLLMASRVMDALANCNLKTKVSNLMLRNPPVINEDEDIHEAIRLMVSSGIGRLLVVNSEDKLVGIITRTDILTRIATLEQLV; from the coding sequence ATGTCAAGTCTCTCTGACTCAGTATATAACGTGCTTAAGGCGCTCGTCGAACTGTACAATAAGGAAGGAGCGCCTGTGAAGTCCAGAGATATTGCCAACGTCTTGAAAATACATGAGGGGTACGTACGTAATATGTTGTCAATTCTCAAGTCTATGGGGTTGGTGATTAGTAAAGCGGGACCCCACGGCGGTTATATTCCAACGTCTAAAGCCACAGATATACTATCCCGCCAGACTTTCTCCGTCCCCATAGTGTCAATGGGTAACGTGGTCGGGTATGCACTTGACATTACATTAATCGGTCTTCTATCTGAGAGGCCGTATGCCTCCATGAGAGTAGTTGGCGATCTCAGTAATTATGTAGAGAAAGAGGTCAGAGTTGGACCTCTTCCCAGCGGCGTTGTGCTCATAGGCAAGATTATCAAAGCCGATGCAGAGGCATTGATAGAGGTCTCTTCCATTGTTTCTATCCCGAGGACCTCAATTAAGAACATCATGACGCCAAATCCAATAGTGGCAAGGACAGACGATCCGCTTGAAGCTTACATTAAATACTTCGTTGAAAAGAGATTTAGAGGAATACCCGTAATTGACGATGACAAGAGGCCTATTGGCCTCCTAATGGCGTCTAGAGTTATGGACGCATTGGCTAATTGCAATTTAAAAACAAAAGTTAGCAATTTAATGTTGCGCAACCCTCCAGTTATAAACGAAGATGAAGATATTCACGAGGCCATTAGGTTAATGGTATCCAGCGGAATAGGACGTCTGCTAGTTGTAAATTCCGAGGACAAGCTAGTTGGGATAATCACCAGAACTGATATACTCACGAGAATCGCCACACTTGAACAACTTGTTTAA
- a CDS encoding 30S ribosomal protein S8e — protein MKLGAYYKGGDLKKPSGGKKRKVRKTKKKALGGGPPQIPKLGENDTRIVERVRGGNLKVRLREAKFANVYIPKERKSVKAKIISIISTPANPDFARRNFIVKGSVIQTEVGKALVTSRPGQDGVINAVLIE, from the coding sequence GTGAAATTAGGCGCATATTACAAAGGGGGGGATTTGAAAAAGCCCTCTGGTGGGAAAAAGAGGAAGGTGAGGAAAACGAAGAAAAAGGCGCTTGGCGGCGGCCCCCCGCAAATTCCTAAGCTAGGAGAAAACGATACAAGAATAGTTGAGAGGGTCAGAGGCGGCAATCTTAAGGTGAGGCTGAGAGAGGCCAAATTCGCCAACGTGTATATTCCAAAGGAAAGAAAAAGCGTGAAGGCCAAGATTATCTCCATAATTTCCACGCCTGCAAACCCCGATTTTGCCCGCCGCAACTTTATCGTCAAAGGCTCTGTTATACAAACAGAAGTCGGAAAGGCCTTAGTTACGTCGCGGCCGGGACAAGACGGCGTTATTAACGCAGTACTTATAGAATGA